The genome window ACTATTGGGCTCAGGTATTTGTCCCAGTCGGTAAGTAAATGTGTGAACTTATCTATACCTGCCACTATAGGCACTATAGCGTAAGTATACTTTAAAAGCGACCATACTGTATGCAGGCGGTCAGTTGAAATACTTGTTGCTGTATTCATGGCTTTATCCTCCATTTTAATTAATGATTTTTGTAGTTAGATGCTTCACTCAAAAATCCGTTACAAAAAGTGTAACCCTCTGATAAGAAACTCATCCAATTATAAAAAAGCCATGCAAGCACTACATTATAGTATACCATTAGATAGGCAGCTACCGGATGCAGAAGTGATAACAAAAGTATTGGCGGGAGAGAAAGAGTTGTATGAACTCCTGATGCGCCGGCACAACCAGAAGCTTTATCGTGTGATCAGGAGCTACCTGAAAAATGAACGGGAAGTGGAAGATGCCATGCAGGATACTTACCTAAAAGCTTACGAAAAACTTTACCAGTTCAGGCAGGACTCCCAGTTCTCGACATGGTTGATTCGGATAGGTATAAATGCGGCACTGGGCAAATTACGGAAGTATAAACAATTAGCCGAAGCTCCCTCCGACCTGATTGACTACGATGTACTCCCCTCTTCAGAAACCTTACCTATGGACCCTGAAAATATAATCATCAGAAACGAAGCAAAACTATTACTGGAGAAAGCCATAGATGCCATACCAGAAAAGTATAGAATTGTATATACGCTCCGGGAGTTGGAAGACTTGAGTGTGCAGGAAGTAATGAATTGCCTGGAGCTCTCTGAAAGCAATGTAAAGATTCGCCTGCACCGTGCCAAAGCTTTGTTAAAAGACAATCTGTATAAACTTACACAGGATAAGCAGGTATTTGAATTTGGAAATAAACGTTGCGACGCACTCGTGCACCAGGTATTGAAGGCACTGCCGTAAACTCTTCCTTTATAGTTGCTCCACATCATTCCCGGACCTGCTACAGGTAGTATTACAACTATAGCTTTACGGCCTAATTAGTCTTGTTTAAACTGTAACTATAACCGGGAACAGCGGCCCTAAAATATGTTGCGCATGCATAACATATTAAATAAAAGCATAAAGCACAACTTAAAATCATACCTTTTTTCAGGACAAATCAGGTAGAATAACTAACTTTGTTTGCAGAACATAGTTTTCCGCTATACTTTTATCGTTTCATTTAAGTACAACACGATTCAGAATACTATATGGCAACTACAGCTGATATAAAAAATGGCGTTGTGATCGAGTACAACAACGACCTTTACCAGGTAATAGATTTCCAGCACGTAAAGCCAGGCAAAGGCCCTGCATTCGTAAGAACAAAACTACGCAATGTAAGATCGGGCAAAGTGGTGGATAACACGTTCTCAGCTGGTCATAAAATTACAACTGCCCGTGTAGAGCAGCGCCCGCACCAGTTCATTTACAAAGATGACATGGGCTACAACTTTATGGACATGAACACTTTTGAGCAGGTAACCCTGAACGAAGCCATGGTTCCATTTGCCGACCTGATGAAAGAAGGACAGGAAGTAACTATACTTTTCCACGCTGAAACGGAAACGCCGCTTACCTGCGAGATCCCTCCTTTTGTAGAGCTTACTATTACGTATACTGAGCCAGGCATTAAAGGCGATACAGCAACAAATGCATCAAAACCAGCCATTGTAGAGACAGGTGCAACTATACAGGTGCCTCTTTTCATTGGTCAGGACGAAAAAATAAAAGTAGACACTCGTACTTATTCTTACGCAGAAAGAGTAAAATAACACATGAAAGCTAAAGAAATCCAGGACCTTATCGACTTCATCGCCAAATCCGGCCTGAACAAAGTCAACATCGAGACAGAAGAATTCAAGATATCGGTACAGCGCGAGCCAAACCAGAAGGTAAAGTATGTTAGCGAGCCGGCACACCATGCTGCTCCTGCTGCTGCACCAGCTCAGATGGCTGCTCCACAGGCTGCTCCTGCTCCATCGGCACCTGCTGCTCCTGCTGCTGCACCAGCTTCAGAAGAAAGCAAGTATGTAGCTATCAAAGCGCCGATGATCGGTACATTCTACCGTGCATCAAGCCCGGAAGCTCCGATTTTTGTTAACGTTGGCGACGAAGTGAAAAAAGGACAGGTGATCTGTATTATCGAAGCCATGAAGCTGTTCAACGAGATCGAGTCTGAAGTATCAGGTAAGATCGTGAAGGTGCTGGTAGATAACGCCACTCCTGTTGAGTACGATCAGCCGCTGTTCCTGGTAGATCCTAGCTAATAGTTCAAATTTGAAAATTTGGAAATGAGAAAATTTGGAGATGGAGATGGTGTGAAAAACGTCTCCATTTTCATTGTTCATAATTTTCAAATCTACAAATCTTCAAATCTTCTAATCTGACATTATGTTTAAGAAAATATTAATTGCCAACCGTGGCGAGATTGCGCTGCGTATCATCCGTACGTGCAAAGAGATGGGTATTAAAACGGTGGCCGTATACTCAACCGCTGACAAGGAAAGCCTGCACGTGCGCTTTGCTGACGAAGCTGTTTGTATCGGTCCGGCTCCAAGCTCACAATCTTACCTGAACATACCGCACATTATTGCAGCTGCCGAAATTACGAACGCAGATGCCATACACCCGGGTTATGGTTTCCTGTCTGAGAATGCTGAATTCTCCCGTATTTGTGCTGAAAACAATATCAAGTTTATAGGTGCTTCGCCAGAGATGATCAACCAGATGGGTGATAAAGCCTCTGCAAAAGACACCATGAAAAAGGCTGGTGTACCTACTATACCTGGTTCTGATGGTTTATTAAAGAATGTAGAAGAAGGTATAAAGCTTGCCAAAAAGATCAAATATCCGGTTATCATCAAAGCTACAGCTGGTGGTGGTGGTCGTGGTATGCGTATCATCAAAGAAGAATCTGAATTCGAGAAAATGTGGAATGATGCCCGTACAGAAGCTGCTGCAGCTTTTGGTAACGATGGCATTTACCTGGAGAAGTTCATTGAAGAGCCGCGCCACATCGAGATTCAGCTGATAGGTGACCAGCATGGTAATGTAGCTCACCTTTCAGAGCGTGACTGCTCTATCCAGCGTCGTCACCAGAAACTGGTGGAAGAAACCCCTTCTCCGTTTATCACTGACAAACTTCGCGAAGAAATGGGCCAGGCTGCTATTGCCGGTGCCAAAGCCATTAACTACGAAGGTGTTGGAACAATAGAATTCCTGGTAGACAAGAACCGCGATTTCTATTTCATGGAGATGAACACACGTATACAGGTGGAGCACCCGATTACAGAGGAAGTTATTGATTACGACCTGATTAAGGAGCAGATTAAGGTTGCTGCCGGTGAGAAGATCACAGGTAAGAACTACTATCCTAAAATGCATGCTATTGAGTGCCGTATTAATGCTGAGGATCCAAAGAACGGTTTCCGTCCGAGCCCGGGTAGAATTACCAACCTGCACGTACCAGGTGGCCACGGTGTTCGCGTAGACTCTCACGTATACTCAGGTTACTCTATCCCGGCTAACTACGACTCTATGATCGCTAAATTGATCGTAAGTGCTCAGACCCGTGAAGAAGCCCTTGTTAAAATGAAGCGTGCCCTGAGCGAATTCGTGATTGAAGGTATTAAAACAACAGTACCTTTCCACCTGAAGCTAATGGATGACGAAGGTTTTAAAGCAGGTAACTTTACAACTGCTTACCTGGAAAGCTTCGACTTCAGTAAAATCGACTAAGTTAAAAGAACTTATACTTAAAAAGCCGGTGCATCAGTACCGGCTTTTTTGTTAGACGAAAGTTTATTTAACATAATTAGCAAACTTCAAAAATTACTTGTTCCGGTTTATAGTTTTCCCTTTTCTACATTAACTAAATATAGTTTATGCTATATTTGAGATTATATTTCCAAGCTATACTTAAACAAATGAAAAACCTTCTACTCCAATTTGCCCTTATACTTATTGTATTCCTTAGTCTTACTTCCTGTAGCAAAGATGAGCCAACTCCTGACTATGAAAAATTACTGACTGCCCATACTTGGGTTAAAGGAAATATCAGAGCAGAGAGTGACAGCAAAGAAGCACTAGAATTCTTTGATGGTTACTTAATGTTGCACGATGATTATAAAATCACTTTTAATGAAGATGGCACTTATGAAGTAAATGGTGGCAAAGGTACTTGGGAATTGTCCGCTGATAAAAAGAAAATAATGTTTGACCAAGCATCCTGGAGTAAATCATATTTTCCTATACATGAGTTAAAAGCAAACTCGTTAAAAGTAAGCTGGATCTCCCGTTTTGCAGGCGCAGAAGGAGCTGTTTATGAAGCCAATATTTATTTGGATTTGGTACCTCAGGAGTAATGTTAGCCTAATCGTAAAGCATAAAAAAGGGAAGCAAGTATAAGTTTGCTTCCCTCTTTATTTTAATACTTTTATAGTTTATACCTTCTCCGGTTCCTCTTCCATCAGCTGTGTTAACTCATTATACCAGCCTTCCCCATACTTTCTGATTAGCGGCTCTTTCAGGAATTGGTAAACTTTTACACCTAAGTCCTGACCAAAATTACAGGCGGCAGCGCAAATGCTCCAGCGATCATAATTCAGGGCTTCAAAATCATCGTACTTGGTAATCCGAATCGGGTATAAATGACAGGAGATTGGTTTTTTCCAGCTGATCTTGCCATCATAGTAAGCCTGCTCAATGGCACATTTTAGTATTCCTTTTTCATCGTAAAGGGCATAAGCACACTCCCGGTTTTCTATAGTTGGGGTAGAAAAATCGCCTTCAAAATCGGTAATATATAAGCCTTGTTCTTCCACAGCCAGCTTGCCGGCACCGGTCATGTAAGGTTTAATGTGCTCGTAATTTTCAGCAAGTATAGCCAGTTCACTTTCCTCTAATGGGGCGCCAAGGTCACCTTCAACACAGCAGGCACCTTTACATTTCTCAAGGTTACAAACAAAAAAATTATCGCGGATGTCGTCGCTGATGACGGTTTTCTGAAGGACTATCATAGTAATCTAAATGCAAGTATAGCAGTGTAAAAGTTATAGTTACTGCCTGTTTAAGAGAGACAAAGGTAATGAGAAAATAGTTTAGAAGGTGTTTATGTTATACTTCTCAATAGGTTTATGAAGTATAGCCGTTAAAAAAGGAGTACATGTTTCAACACATACTCCTTCAAAATTAAGGATCTAACTTTTATACTTGCTAATTCTTCCTCTGCGGTGAGCCAGCTGCCATTAGGATGTTCGTTACATTCTCCTGCTTGGTATAATCAATGGCAGCTTTACCGGATTGATCAAGCAATTTAGGATCTGCGCCAGCTTGTACCAGCGCAAGTATAATTTCAAAATTAGCGTTCAGTTCGCAGGCCAGCATTAATGGTGTTTTACCCTCATTGTTCTGCAGGTTTGGGTTAGCTCCGGAAGCCAGTAATTTTTCCAGCTCCATAATACCAATATGCTGCCCGTTGGTAGATTGCAGAGCTGCGGTAAGTGCTGTGTTGCCTTCTTTATCCTTCAGGTTAAGATCTGCTTTATACTTTAACAAGGTATCTAATAACTGTACCTGCTCCTGTTCAAATAACTGCGAATTACTAATCCGGGCACCTGCAACGGTATAGTGCAAAGCTGTTCTGCCGTCTGCGTCCTGTGCATTCACATCAGCACCATTTTTCAGGAGTTTGCCAATCATGGCCGGACGTACTTCCGGTTCGTAGATCACACCGAACTCTTCCAGTAAAAGCGGGATATATAACGTATGCATTAAAGGTGTACGCTTGCCCAATTCTTCTGCCTCATAATCATCAGGTACAGCCAGTGTATTTGCATCTGCCTTGTTTTTAAGTGCACGCTCCAACATTTCCGGGTTACGGGTAATAGATGCGATCACCAGTTTCTGATCAGGAGTCTGGTTCATGTAACGTAGCTGCTCGTAGGCACTTACACTACCTTTTGAGATAGCCTGTCGGTACAGTTTGCGGGCTTCGCCCAGGTTAGGCTCTCCTATAGTTCCTTCTTCGTATAGTAAACCCAAAGTATAAAGTGCTTCGCGGTCGCCGGCAGCAACCCCTTTTTTGAGCCAGAAAAGCGCTTTCTCATTGTTCTTCTCCACTCCTTCCCCATCCAGGTATAAGTTTGCCAGGTAAGTATAAGCTACAACATCGCCTTTATTGGCAGCACGGTTCAGGTAGTTAAAAGCATAACCAAGATCCTTCATCTCGCCGTAGCCGGTATAGTACATACTGCCTAGCATACGGTTACTGAACGCATCGCCTTCTACAGCTTTCTCCCGGATAACCACAGCTGCCGTGCGCATCTTCTGCAAAAAGTTCTGCTTGTCTTCTTCAGATTTAAGGATCATCAGCTCAGCCATACCTAACTGGCCCAGCGGACTGTTTTCTTCTATGGCACGTTCGTAGTAGTAGCTAGCTGAATCGGTGTTGGCAGAAAAGAACTTGGTACGGTTCTGTAATTCTGCCAGCGTATCTATCTGCACCGTGTCATACTTCAGCTCACGGTACTGGTGCATGCGGCCCAGAAAGTATAAAGCCTCCGGTTCGCCTTGTGCTGCTGCTTCCTTAAACTTTGCATGTGCCTCCTTATACTTCAGCGAAGTATAAAATGCCATCGCTTCCTGCATTGCCGGAGTGCGCCAGATTAATTTCTCAGGAGCCTTCTCTACAGGTTTAGCAGTTACAGGTGCTGTTTTGGTTGTAGTTGTTTTCTTTTTAGTTGTTGCCGATTTGGTAGTGGCTGTTTTCTTTACAGGTGCTTTGCCACTCTTTTGTGTCGATTTACTTTGTGCAGGGCTTAACTGCGCGCTAAAAACGAACAGGGCAAGCAGCAATAGTTTTTTCATGGCAGATATCGTAGGGCGGTATTTTTGATAGATCATCAGTAAAAATTCTTCTTTTGCAGAAGCTTGTTATGAAGCAAAAGTAGCCATAACCTGCTTCTAATTCAAACGGGCAAGTATAGCCTGTGTTCTGATTGCAATTTCCGGGCCTGTTTAATTGGCCTGTTATAAAACGCTTTTGAGGTTGCTATTGTTCATATGGTAACAGTTGCAGGTATAGCAGCACCAATTTGCAAAGGCAATTCAGAAAACGGATTTGTATTCGTAAATTGCATAGTTTTTAAAGACGCACGCTGAAGAGAAGAAATGGATTATATCAGTTTATTGAACGAGTCGCAACGCAAGGCGGTACTTCACACCGAAGGCCCGGCCATGATCATTGCGGGTGCCGGCTCAGGCAAAACAAGAGTACTTACCTATCGGATTGCTCACCTTATAAGTTTAGGTATCGATCCCTTTAATATACTAGCGCTTACCTTTACCAACAAGGCGGCCAAAGAAATGCGTCACCGTATCGAGAAAGTGATTGGCAACGAAGCCAAGAACATCTGGATGGGTACATTTCACTCGGTTTTCTCTCGTATACTTCGCGCTGAGGCCGACAAAATTGGCTACCCGAAAAGCTTTACCATTTACGATACCGATGACTCCAAAACGCTCATTCGCAATATTGTGAAAGAGATGAACCTGGACGACAAACTATACAAGCCGAACGTGGTGCTGGGCCGTATCTCGTCTGCCAAAAACAAATTGATTTCGCATAAGCAGTACATGAGCGACCCGGTGATACAAGCCGACGACGAAGCTGCTATGCGTCCTAAAATCGGTAAGATATACGAGCAGTACCAGAACCGTTGCTTTAAGGCTGGTGCCATGGACTTCGACGACCTGCTGTTCCAGACCAACGTGCTTTTCCGCGACCACCCCGATGCGCTGAACAAATACCAGAACATCTTTAAGTTTGTGATGGTGGATGAGTACCAGGATACAAACTACTCGCAGTACCTGATCACGCGAAAACTGGCTGCCCAAAACAGAAATATTGTGGTGGTGGGTGATGATGCCCAGTCTATTTATGCGTTCCGTGGCGCCGATATCCAGAACATATTAAACTTTGAGCGCGACTACCCGGAACTGGAAGTATTTAAGCTGGAGCAGAACTATAGATCAACCAAAAACATTGTGCATGCGGCCAACTCAGTTATTAAAAATAACACGGCACAGCTACGCAAAGATGTTTTCACTGATAACGAGCAGGGCCCGCTGATTGAAGTAATAAAGGCCAACTCTGATAACGAAGAAGGCAAACTGGTGGCTACAACCATTTTCGAAGAGAAGATGAACAACCACCTCTCCTACGACGATTTTGCTATACTTTACCGTACCAATGCGCAGTCCAGGGCCATGGAAGAAGCGTTGCGTCGCATGAACATCAAGTATAAAATCGTGGGTGGCTTGTCGTTCTATCAGCGTAAGGAAATTAAAGACCTGATTGCCTACCTGCGCCTGACGGTTAACCCGAACGATGAACAGGCGCTACGTCGCGTTATAAACTACCCGAAACGTGGTATTGGTGAAACTACGGAGTCGAAGCTTTTTGTGACGGCTGACGAAATAAACCATAGCGTTTGGGAAGTGGTACAAAATGCAACAGAGTTCTTAGGTAACCGTGTAGGTACTGCCATCGAGAACTTCTCACTCATGATTCGCGAATTTGCGATTATGGCCGAGCAGAACGATGCCTTTGAAGTTGCTAAGCACGTAGCCAAGCGCTCAGGTATAGTAGATGATCTGTACCAGGACAAGACCGTGGAAGGCCTTGCCCGATACGAGAACATCCAGGAATTGCTGAACGGTATTAAGGAATATGTAGATGACCCGGAGAAGGAAGATAAAAGTCTATCCGCGTTCCTGCAGGACATTGCCCTTATTACCGACGCTGATACCAAAGCAGACGATATTGGTGAGCATGTAACGCTTATGACCATTCACTCGGCCAAAGGTCTGGAGTTTAAGAACGTATTTATAGTTGGTATGGAAGAGAACCTTTTCCCGAGCCAGATGATGCTGAACTCCCGCGCCGATTTGGAAGAAGAACGCCGCCTGTTTTATGTGGCCATTACCCGTGCCGAAAAGAAATTATACTTAACGTACGCTACCAGCCGCTACCAGTGGGGTAACCTACGCGCCTGCGAAAAGAGCCGTTTCCTGGATGAGATCGATCCGAAGTACCTGAACTTTAAGTATGGCGATACAGGCAACGTAGCCACCAACAGCGTATTCGAGAGAGTATTGCAGCGTAAGAGTAGTGTCAGTAGTTTGGTACAACAACCTGCCCGTAAACAGGCAGCTACAGCTTACACTGCCCCAGCCGATTTTAAGCCAAGCGATACAAGCAACCTGGCTGTCGGCATGAAGGTAGAACACCCTAAATTCGGATTTGGCGTAGTAACACTTGTAGATACTCAGGGCAACAGTACAAAAGCAACTATAAACTTCGACGAAGTAGGCGAAAAAACCCTGCTCCTGAGCTTCGCCAAGCTACGCATACATGAGTAATTAGGAATTAAGAATTAGAAATTACGAATTAAGAATTTAGAATAGTGGTTTAGCCGTTGGCGAAACTATAAAGGTAGTTTTACTCTCTTCGAACATTCATTTATACCTATTATTCGTAAATCTGATTTTTTAATTCGTAATTCGTAATTCATAATTCTTAATTAATAGAATGGAAGCAAGTACCTCCTTTAAACAAGAACTGTTGTTGCGCGAATATGGCCGCAACGTGCAGGATCTTGTAAACCATATACTGACCATACAAGATAGGGCCGAACGTACACGCCTTTCGCAGTTGCTGATAAACCTGATGGCCAAACTTAACCCGCAGCTCCGCGACACACAGGATTACCAGCAAAAACTCTGGAACCACCTGTTTGTAATGTCGGGCTCGCAACTGGACGTGGACTCTCCTTACCCGCTTAGCGCGATGGAGTACCTTAACGATAAGCCTCAGCGCATGCGCTACCCACTCGAAACGCCAAAGTACAAGCACTACGGCCAGAACGTGGAACTGCTGATACAGCGTGCAACCGAGCTGGAAGATGAAAAAGAGCGCGAATCAGCCATCATCTCCATCGGTAAACTGATGAAAACGCTGTACCGCTCTTACAACAAAGACAGCATAACAGACGATGTGATCCTGAGCGACATCCGCCAGTTATCGAAAGGTAAACTGAACATGGACCTGGCTTATATTGAGAGCAATAACCTGTTCGAGTCTAATGTAGGTGGCAGCAACAGGCAGGATAACCAGCAGCGTAGCCAGCAACAAAACCGCGGCGGCGGCGACCGCAACCGCAACAAGAATACAAGATCTTCCAATCAAAGAAATAAATAGTAAATGGCTTCATTTGAAGTAATTGGTGGTAACAAGTTAAAAGGCGAGATTATACCGCAGGGAGCAAAAAACGAAGCACTGCAGATTCTGTGTGCAGTACTCCTGACTTCCGAAACAGTTACCATTTCCAACATTCCTGACATACGGGATGTAAATAAGCTTATCGAATTGCTGCAGGGTTTAGGAGTAGCTGTTGAAAGAATAGCACCTGATACCTATACTTTCCGAGCTGATAATGTAGATCTGGATTACCTGGAAACAGATGCATTTGTAGCGCAAGGTCGTGCTATACGTGGCTCGGTAATGATTGTAGGCCCAATGCTGGCCCGCTTTGGTAAGTCTAAAATGCCTAAGCCGGGTGGCGATAAAATTGGCCGTCGCCGACTGGATACCCACTTTGAAGGTTTTGAGAAATTAGGTGCTAAGTTTACTTATAACGCTGCTGATAATTTCTTTATCGCAACTGCTGATAAATTGAAAGGTGCTTACATGCTGCTGGATGAGGCGTCGGTAACTGGTACAGCTAACATATTAATGGCTGCTGTACTGGCTGAAGGTACAACAACCATATACAATGCTGCCTGCGAGCCTTACGTGCAGCAGCTTTGCCGTATGCTTAACCGCATGGGCGCTAAGATTAGTGGCATCGGCTCTAACCTGCTGGTAATTGAGGGTGTGGAGAGATTAGGTGGTACTGAACACCGCATGCTGCCTGACATGATCGAGATCGGCTCGTTTATTGGCCTTGCTGCCATGACGGGTTCAGAGATAACTATAAAAGATTGCCAGATACCGGAACTTGGTTTGATTCCAGACACATTCCGACGCTTAGGTATAAAAATGGAGTTCCGTGGTGATGATATTCATATTCCGGCGCAGGACCATTATGAGATTGATACTTATATTGACGGCAGCATCCTGAACATATCAGATCATACCTGGCCGGGCTTAACTCCTGACCTGCTGAGTGTGGCGCTGGTAGTAGCAACGCAGGCAAAAGGTACGGCGCTTATCCATCAGAAAATGTTTGAGAGCCGCCTGTTCTTTGTTGACAAACTGATAGACATGGGTGCTCAGATCATACTTTGCGACCCGCACAGAGCTACGGTTATCGGCCATAACAACAACATTCCGTTACGCGGCATCCGCATGACCTCCCCGGATATTCGTGCCGGCGTGGCCCTGCTTATTGCAGCGCTTTCCGCAGAAGGTACCAGCATCATCGACAACGTAGAGCAGATCGACCGTGGTTACCAGAACATTGATGGCCGCCTAAATGCCATTGGCGCGCAGATAAGAAGGATATAAAGTATAGATTTATACTTATACAAAAAAAGAGCACCTGGAAATGGGTGCTCTTTTTTGTGGTGAGATTATAGTTTGTAGTTGTTATATTAGCTAAAACATATACGTTGGTTCATTTAACAATAGTAATTCCGGCAGGCTTTGGAAGTTACGTACATAGTGCAGATAAGCGTATGTTTTCGTTTATACTATAGTTAGCATTAATATATGACATATAAGTTCTATGCTTTTAGGGAAGACTTTGAAGAAATCGTAAGGTTCATTTACGGAGAATTAGGTCTTTCTGTATTCCAAAGCTATTCACAGCCTGAAAAGCCTTTGCAGGAATACGGAACTGCCGAACAACTTTTAACAGAACTAGAAACTGGACAAAATCAAATTCAACTTGCGCTTTGGAAAAAATCTTTCGGCTTTGATTATCGAATCAACAAAATTGACCTGAACCCAAAATACTGCAACGGTCATACCTTCAGATACAGAATTGACGGATGGGGATTGATTCATTTTCAAATAAGCGGACTAACGGGAGAGCGGCTAGAAACTTGCTCAATTTCCCACAACACGGAAAAGCGAGCAACTACATGGGAATCGACTAATCCCGATATTGGAAAAGTAAGTGAGGTAAATTGGGAGGAAGTAAACAAGACCTCCAGAAAACTAAAATATTTAATCAGTAAAAAGTTGGCCAAAACTAGAATCAATGAGATAGATACACTATCACAAGCAAAAGAATACTTAGAGTTGGCAAAAGCATAAAGAGAAATACTAATGCTAACAAGGTGTAAACGTCAGCTTCGGCCGACGGCCTCCGCCGCCGCTTACACTAGCCGTTAAAAAACTATTCACTATGCCCGACAACTATAACCTTAACCGTTTTTTAGAAGCCCAAGAAAGTACCTACCAGGCAGCATTGGCAGAAATCAGAAATGGGAGAAAGCGTAGCCATTGGATGTGGTTTATATTTCCGCAGTTGGCTGGTTTGGGTTTTACTGAAACATCTCAGTTCTACGCCATCAAAAGTATAGACGAAGCCACTGCCTATTTACACCACCCTGTTTTAGGGAAGCGCTTGTTAGAGATTACAGAAGCATTGCTAACTATAGAAGGCAAATCAGCAAACCAGATCTTCG of Pontibacter deserti contains these proteins:
- the murA gene encoding UDP-N-acetylglucosamine 1-carboxyvinyltransferase; this encodes MASFEVIGGNKLKGEIIPQGAKNEALQILCAVLLTSETVTISNIPDIRDVNKLIELLQGLGVAVERIAPDTYTFRADNVDLDYLETDAFVAQGRAIRGSVMIVGPMLARFGKSKMPKPGGDKIGRRRLDTHFEGFEKLGAKFTYNAADNFFIATADKLKGAYMLLDEASVTGTANILMAAVLAEGTTTIYNAACEPYVQQLCRMLNRMGAKISGIGSNLLVIEGVERLGGTEHRMLPDMIEIGSFIGLAAMTGSEITIKDCQIPELGLIPDTFRRLGIKMEFRGDDIHIPAQDHYEIDTYIDGSILNISDHTWPGLTPDLLSVALVVATQAKGTALIHQKMFESRLFFVDKLIDMGAQIILCDPHRATVIGHNNNIPLRGIRMTSPDIRAGVALLIAALSAEGTSIIDNVEQIDRGYQNIDGRLNAIGAQIRRI
- a CDS encoding DUF1810 domain-containing protein — protein: MPDNYNLNRFLEAQESTYQAALAEIRNGRKRSHWMWFIFPQLAGLGFTETSQFYAIKSIDEATAYLHHPVLGKRLLEITEALLTIEGKSANQIFGSPDDAKLKSSMTLFAAISDENSVFRKVLEKYFNGQKDTKTLQLLESN